From the Streptomyces sp. Tu 2975 genome, one window contains:
- a CDS encoding DUF4234 domain-containing protein → MSGRVGKPRNIFLVWLIWPLITLGVYHFVWYYKVNREARDFDRRIEVNPAYAVLAVLVGWLVIVPPFVSVYNTGQRIADMQKAAGMQPSCNPWIGLILMIVAGLHALYYQHELNQIWTHYGNPAEGEQVPLAA, encoded by the coding sequence GTGTCCGGTCGTGTCGGCAAACCCCGCAACATCTTTCTCGTGTGGCTGATCTGGCCGCTGATCACCCTGGGTGTCTACCACTTCGTCTGGTACTACAAGGTCAACCGCGAGGCCCGTGACTTCGATCGCCGCATCGAGGTCAACCCCGCGTACGCGGTGCTGGCCGTGCTCGTCGGCTGGCTGGTGATCGTTCCGCCCTTCGTGTCGGTCTACAACACCGGGCAGCGCATCGCCGACATGCAGAAGGCGGCCGGGATGCAGCCCAGTTGCAACCCCTGGATCGGGTTGATCCTCATGATCGTCGCCGGCCTGCACGCGCTGTACTACCAGCACGAGCTGAACCAGATCTGGACCCACTACGGGAACCCGGCGGAGGGCGAGCAGGTCCCCCTCGCGGCCTGA
- the phoU gene encoding phosphate signaling complex protein PhoU: MRDAYHEELDSIGEGLVEMARLVGSAIGRATTAMLDADLKLAENVIAGDQKVDDLQHDLEARAIALLARQQPVATDLRIVVTSLRMSADLERSGDLAQHVAKLARLRFPNRAVPNDLHATILQMGQLAQRLMAKAAEVIITKDVDLALQLEQDDDEMDLLHRTLFQHLMDDRWKHGIETAVDVTLLGRYYERFADHAVSVAKRVVYLVTGEHADEIQQQTTVEGA, from the coding sequence ATGCGGGACGCGTACCACGAGGAACTGGACTCGATCGGCGAGGGCCTGGTCGAAATGGCCCGGCTGGTCGGGTCGGCGATCGGGCGCGCCACCACGGCCATGCTCGACGCCGATCTCAAGCTCGCAGAGAACGTGATTGCCGGCGACCAGAAGGTCGACGATCTGCAGCACGATCTGGAGGCACGGGCGATCGCCCTGCTGGCGCGGCAGCAGCCGGTCGCCACGGATCTGCGGATCGTGGTCACCTCGCTGCGGATGAGCGCCGACCTGGAGCGCTCCGGCGACCTGGCCCAGCACGTGGCCAAGCTGGCCCGGCTGCGCTTCCCGAACCGTGCCGTGCCGAACGACCTGCACGCCACAATCCTGCAGATGGGGCAGCTGGCCCAGCGCCTGATGGCGAAGGCGGCTGAGGTCATCATCACCAAGGACGTCGACCTGGCGCTCCAGCTGGAGCAGGACGACGACGAGATGGACCTGCTGCACCGCACGCTCTTCCAGCACCTGATGGACGACCGCTGGAAGCACGGCATCGAGACGGCGGTCGACGTGACGCTGCTCGGCCGCTACTACGAGCGGTTCGCGGATCACGCGGTGTCGGTGGCCAAGCGCGTGGTGTACCTGGTGACGGGTGAGCACGCGGACGAGATCCAGCAGCAGACGACGGTGGAGGGCGCGTAG
- a CDS encoding ATP-binding protein, producing the protein MDVNAAVAAAAAIAGLCTGVIAVLAFRWSEREQKRPTRTSLHTDAVLPPGVDTVLSVLRSSAVVLDESDSVVKASSAAYALGLVRGGKLAVEPMLHMARDTRRDGEIRQVELDLPRRGTGRGEALAVSARVAPLGSRLVLLLVEDLTEARRIEAVRRDFVANVSHELKTPVGALSLLSEAVMDASDDPEAVTRFAGRMQIEATRLTNLVQELIDLSRVQNDDPLEDSEPVRVEELVAEAIDRSRQTASAKQITMAAGAAADLRIWGNRGKLAAALGNLVENAVNYSPARTRVGISARRVSAPGGDLIEIAVTDQGIGISEKDRERIFERFYRVDPARSRATGGTGLGLAIVKHVAASHGGEVTVWSSEGQGSTFTLRLPEAGAAKERATSGQDRVEEDDDRPYDTDPNTEIPAPEVLP; encoded by the coding sequence ATGGACGTGAACGCGGCGGTTGCCGCAGCAGCAGCGATCGCCGGTCTCTGCACCGGTGTCATCGCGGTGCTGGCGTTCCGCTGGAGCGAACGCGAACAGAAGCGGCCCACCCGGACGTCGCTCCACACCGATGCCGTGCTCCCGCCCGGCGTCGACACCGTCCTGTCTGTGCTCCGCAGTTCCGCGGTCGTCCTCGACGAGTCCGACTCCGTCGTCAAGGCCAGCTCCGCGGCCTACGCCCTCGGCCTGGTCCGCGGCGGCAAACTCGCCGTGGAACCGATGCTGCACATGGCCCGTGACACCCGGCGTGACGGGGAGATACGGCAGGTCGAGCTGGACCTGCCCCGCCGCGGCACCGGTCGCGGCGAGGCGCTGGCCGTCTCCGCCCGCGTCGCCCCGCTGGGCTCGCGACTCGTCCTGCTGCTGGTCGAGGACCTGACGGAGGCCCGCCGCATAGAGGCCGTACGGCGCGACTTCGTCGCCAACGTCAGCCATGAGCTCAAGACCCCCGTCGGGGCGCTCTCCCTGCTCTCGGAGGCTGTCATGGACGCCTCCGACGACCCCGAGGCCGTCACCCGCTTCGCCGGGCGGATGCAGATCGAGGCGACCCGGCTCACCAATCTCGTGCAGGAACTGATCGACCTCTCCCGGGTGCAGAACGACGACCCGCTGGAGGATTCCGAGCCCGTACGGGTCGAGGAACTGGTCGCCGAGGCCATCGACCGCTCCCGGCAGACCGCCTCCGCCAAGCAGATCACCATGGCCGCGGGAGCCGCCGCCGACCTGCGGATCTGGGGGAACCGTGGCAAGCTCGCAGCCGCGCTCGGCAACCTCGTCGAGAACGCCGTCAACTACTCCCCGGCCCGTACCCGCGTCGGCATCTCCGCCCGCCGTGTCTCGGCCCCGGGCGGGGACCTGATCGAGATCGCCGTGACCGACCAGGGCATCGGCATCTCTGAGAAGGACCGCGAGCGGATCTTCGAGCGGTTCTACCGGGTCGACCCCGCCCGTTCCCGCGCCACCGGGGGCACCGGCCTGGGGCTGGCCATCGTCAAGCACGTGGCCGCCTCGCACGGCGGGGAGGTCACGGTCTGGAGCTCCGAGGGACAGGGCTCCACCTTCACGCTGCGGCTGCCGGAGGCAGGCGCGGCGAAAGAACGCGCAACCAGCGGCCAGGATCGCGTCGAAGAGGACGACGACCGGCCTTACGACACCGATCCGAACACCGAAATTCCTGCCCCGGAGGTCCTTCCGTGA
- a CDS encoding response regulator transcription factor, whose translation MTRVLVVEDEESFSDALSYMLRKEGFEVAVATTGPDGLDEFERNGADLVLLDLMLPGLPGTEVCRQLRGRSNVPVIMVTAKDSEIDKVVGLEIGADDYVTKPFSSRELVARIRAVLRRRGEPEEVTPAALEAGPVRMDVDRHVVTVSGGKVDLPLKEFDLLEMLLRNAGRVLTRMQLIDRVWGADYVGDTKTLDVHVKRLRAKIEPDPGAPRYLVTVRGLGYKFEP comes from the coding sequence GTGACCCGAGTGCTCGTCGTCGAGGATGAGGAATCCTTCAGCGACGCCCTGTCCTACATGCTCCGCAAGGAGGGCTTCGAGGTCGCTGTGGCGACCACGGGCCCCGACGGACTCGACGAGTTCGAACGCAACGGAGCCGACCTGGTGCTCCTCGACCTGATGCTGCCCGGACTGCCCGGCACCGAGGTGTGCCGCCAACTGCGGGGCCGCTCGAACGTGCCCGTGATCATGGTGACCGCCAAGGACAGCGAGATCGACAAGGTCGTCGGGCTGGAGATAGGAGCCGACGACTACGTCACCAAGCCCTTCTCCTCCCGGGAACTGGTCGCCCGCATCCGCGCGGTGCTCCGCCGCCGCGGTGAGCCGGAGGAGGTCACGCCGGCCGCCCTGGAAGCGGGGCCGGTGCGCATGGACGTGGACCGTCACGTCGTGACCGTCTCCGGCGGCAAGGTCGACCTGCCGCTCAAGGAGTTCGACCTGCTCGAGATGCTGCTGCGCAACGCGGGCCGCGTGCTGACCCGTATGCAGCTGATCGACCGGGTGTGGGGCGCTGACTACGTGGGTGACACCAAGACCCTCGACGTCCATGTGAAGCGGCTGCGCGCCAAGATCGAGCCGGACCCGGG